The following proteins are co-located in the Macadamia integrifolia cultivar HAES 741 chromosome 3, SCU_Mint_v3, whole genome shotgun sequence genome:
- the LOC122073582 gene encoding ethylene-responsive transcription factor ERF036-like, translated as MSLAGEEATVAITNHEDPDSISKTSPKKRSVQPELPFRGVRRRSWGRYVSEIRLPKKKTRIWLGSFMSAEMAARAYDSAAFFLRGKSATLNFPESAGSLPQPLSSSRRDIQLAAARAALDPVSNEDRIDPVQPGSCIGSNSSWEQWWGQDEELVRLFGDDAKEAPLHSPLRD; from the exons atGTCTCTTGCAGGAGAAGAAGCTACTGTAGCCATAACGAACCATGAAGACCCGGATTCGATATCAAAAACCAGCCCAAAGAAGCGGTCCGTTCAGCCCGAGTTGCCATTCCGAGGCGTGCGTCGACGTAGTTGGGGCCGTTACGTCTCTGAGATTCGCTTGCcaaagaagaagacaagaatCTGGCTCGGTTCATTCATGTCGGCCGAGATGGCCGCACGCGCCTACGACTCAGCCGCCTTCTTCTTGAGAGGTAAATCGGCCACACTCAACTTCCCTGAATCAGCCGGTTCGCTCCCTCAACCGCTCTCATCATCAAGAAGAGATATTCAGTTAGCTGCTGCGAGAGCTGCTCTTGACCCGGTATCCAACGAGGACCGGATAGATCCGGTCCAACCTGGTTCTTGCATTGGTTCAAATTCAAGCTGGGAGCAATGGTGGGGACAAGACGAAGAGCTGGTGAGATTGTTTGGAGACGACGCGAAAGAGGCACCACTCCACAGCCCGTTGAG GGACTAA
- the LOC122073203 gene encoding protein NRT1/ PTR FAMILY 4.3-like, whose amino-acid sequence MDIETRQNFKGESMSVEDEVAVDWKGRPCKPEKHGGMKAAALVLGLQAFEIMAIAAVGNNLITYVFNEMHFSLSKSANIVTNFVGTIFLLSLFGGFLSDSYLGSFWTMVIFGFVEISGFILLSIQAHLPQLRPPQCNVISEQCEPAKGIKALIFFVALYLVALGSGCLKPNIISHGADQFRKEDPKQSKKLSTYFNAAYFAFCVGELIALTVLVWVQTRSGMDVGFGLSAAAMALGMTSLISGTLVYRNKPPRGSIFTPIAQVLVAAFSKRKHICPSNSEMLHGSQTNVVNSRVSAVNNSRNLRHTDKFRFLDKACIKIQDGFQTMESPWRLCTVDQVEQVKTIISVIPIFACTIIFNTILAQLQTFSVQQGSAMNTRLTSSFKIPPASLQSIPYIILIFVVPLYEVVFVPIARKFTGKDSGISSLQRIGVGLFFATFSMISAALVENKRRSSAVNSKEILSIFWIAPQFIIFGVSEMFTAVGLIEFFYTQSLSGMQAFLTAMTYCSYSFGFYLSSLLVSLMNKITSNSSGGGWLSDNDLNKDRLDLFYWLLAALSIINFFNYLFWSRWYSYNPSLSPTPPHGSYVEDVEHHSFNSSKHVADENIMP is encoded by the exons ATGGATATTGAGACAAGACAGAATTTCAAAGGTGAATCCATGTCTGTGGAGGATGAGGTTGCCGTAGATTGGAAAGGAAGACCCTGCAAACCTGAAAAGCATGGTGGAATGAAAGCTGCTGCCCTTGTTCTtg GACTCCAAGCCTTTGAGATAATGGCTATTGCTGCTGTTGGAAACAATCTCATAACATATGTCTTCAATGAGATGCACTTTTCTCTGTCAAAGTCTGCAAATATAGTGACAAATTTTGTGGGGACTATCTTCCTTCTGTCTCTATTTGGTGGGTTCCTTTCAGATTCCTATCTTGGGAGCTTCTGGACCATGGTGATCTTTGGCTTTGTGGAGATCTCT GGTTTTATCTTACTTTCAATTCAAGCCCATCTCCCTCAGCTAAGGCCACCTCAGTGCAACGTGATATCTGAGCAGTGTGAACCAGCCAAGGGCATCAAGGCCTTAATCTTCTTCGTAGCACTTTATCTGGTAGCCTTGGGAAGTGGCTGCTTAAAGCCCAACATAATCTCTCATGGAGCTGACCAGTTCAGGAAGGAGGACCCAAAGCAATCCAAAAAGCTCTCCACATATTTCAATGCTGCCTACTTTGCTTTCTGTGTGGGAGAGCTTATTGCCCTCACTGTTCTTGTGTGGGTCCAGACTCGATCAGGGATGGATGTTGGGTTTGGACTCTCAGCCGCTGCCATGGCTTTGGGCATGACAAGCTTGATATCTGGGACCTTAGTCTACAGGAATAAGCCCCCTCGTGGAAGCATCTTCACTCCAATTGCTCAA GTTCTTGTTGCTGCATTCtcaaaaagaaaacatatttgCCCATCTAATTCTGAGATGCTTCATGGTAGCCAAACTAATGTAGTGAACAGTCGAGTTTCGGCCGTGAATAATTCCAGGAATCTCCGACACACTGATAAGTTCAG GTTCTTGGACAAGGCCTGCATCAAAATCCAAGATGGGTTTCAAACAATGGAAAGCCCATGGAGATTATGTACAGTGGACCAAGTAGAGCAAGTGAAAACAATCATCTCTGTGATACCCATCTTTGCCTGCACCATCATATTCAACACCATTCTAGCCCAACTCCAGACATTTTCAGTTCAACAAGGAAGTGCAATGAACACAAGACTCACATCAAGTTTCAAAATCCCACCAGCTTCACTTCAGTCTATTCCTTACATCATTCTCATATTTGTAGTTCCTCTCTATGAGGTTGTCTTTGTCCCAATTGCCAGAAAGTTCACTGGAAAGGATTCCGGAATCTCCTCTTTGCAACGGATCGGCGTTGGCCTTTTTTTCGCTACCTTCTCCATGATCTCAGCTGCTCTAGTAGAGAACAAGAGGAGGAGCTCAGCTGTGAATTCTAAAGAGATTCTTTCTATCTTCTGGATTGCACCACAGTTTATCATCTTTGGAGTATCAGAGATGTTCACTGCAGTTGGTCTCATTGAGTTTTTCTACACACAGTCCTTATCAGGGATGCAAGCATTTCTCACAGCCATGACTTACTGTTCATACTCATTTGGGTTCTACTTGAGTTCCCTCCTTGTTTCTCTAATGAACAAGATCACCTCAAATTCATCTGGTGGAGGATGGCTCAGTGACAATGACCTCAACAAAGATAGGCTTGACCTTTTCTACTGGTTGCTAGCTGCCCTTAGCATCATTAACTTCTTTAATTATCTCTTTTGGTCAAGATGGTATTCTTATAACCCATCTCTATCACCCACTCCACCACATGGTTCTTATGTTGAAGATGTAGAGCACCATAGCTTCAACTCTTCCAAGCATGTGGCAGATGAGAATATTATGCCTTAA